The DNA window CCCGGAAGATGCTGCATCATGTTCATTGATTATGTTAGATTAGATTAGACTAATACATAGATATAGATAAGTTGAAAGAGATGGAAGTGATGAACTTACATTGCCCCCAGTGCTGGCACAGAAGGCACATTCAGCTTTCAAACATTTCATGCAGTTCCATGAAGAGACATTAGGGGCATCAAGATAAGCCTGGCATGTAGCGTTAGCTCCGAAGCTGAGGGTGTCAACGTTGTCAATTGGAGGAGCGGTGGTAGCTGCCTGATAGAAAACTCCGGTGAGAGTGAGGAGGCAAATGATTATTGCAATAAGGGATAGGAGCATGAGCTTTCTCCTTCCATATTTATCGATGCAAAGCATGCTGAGGATAGATCCAACGGCGTTGAGACCAGATGTGACGAGGGAGAGTGCAAGTGCTGTAGATTTTGATGCAATGCCGGCAAACTGAACAATGGTTGGGCTGTAATACATGACGGTGTTGATGCCAACGAATTGTTGAGCGACTTGAGCAGTCACGCCTGCATACAATCCTCTTCGAACAGCAACGTTGCTGAAAGCAGCCTTCATTTTCTCTCCAAGAGTTTGACCGATCAACCCTTCctcttgcttctcttgttctacGGCTTCTCTCATTGCTTTTATCTCCCCTTCAATCTCGTCTGCTCTGTAAATCTTTTCCAGGATTCTCCTTGACTCATTTTCTTTCCCCTGGTTGTACAACCACCTCGGTGACTCAGGAAGGGTCAGCATTAAAACGAACTGAACCACCGCCGGAAGTCCGGCCACCCCAAGCATCCAACGCCACGTTCCAGGAGTCTGTATATTATGTTAAGTAGTTTAGtcaaatatgttaaattatctaatcttttttagttattatccGAGTAGGTGTATGTATACCTTGGTGAATGCGAGGTTGATAAGGTAGGAGAGGAACTGGCCAAAGGTGATGAGGAGACCATTGATACAAACGAGAGCTCCTCTAATGGCAGCTGGAGAGGCTTCTGAGATATAGAGAGGGGAAGTCATGGAAGCTATGCCAACtccaaaaccaaccaaaattCTTCCAACGACGAGGACCCAAGGAGCAGGGGCAATAGCCATGACTATTGCGCcaagaaagaaaacaatatCAGCCCCCAAGATAGAGGTCTTACGGCCGAGCATGTCGTTCATCCATCCACCAAGTGCAGCACCAATGATGGCTCCCGCTACAGCCATACTTACAATGACTTCCTGCAACCATAATTTCTTATCAACTTCTACAAAGTCTTCGCGAATGTAAAGTAAGGCTCCTGAGATAACACCGGTATCGTAGCCGAAGAGGAGACCTCCAATTCCGGCCGATAGAGCAAGACGCATGATGTAAGGCGAACTGGTTGCTCTTTTCCAGAATTCCGTGAACTCTTGCTTACTCGCTGCCTCTGGCCCTCCTTCCATTCTTACTGATCACCTTATTAATTTAATGTCAACCCTATTGATGATTTCTAGCTTACCTCTGCCACTTGCACTCCACGctgaaaatattattattccATCAATCATTGTTTATTTATGCATGTAATTAATCTCATGCATTTCATAACATCATGCAGACTTTCAATTATAAAGTAAAATTTGATCTTAACgataattaatcaaataatatatattctttcTTATTCCGACCTTAACACCTTATCAGAAAGGTAATTGTTATTGTTCCTAATTAACCATGTAGAGTTGTGATAAGCAACACAAAAACAATTAGGAATATATCCTATCATTATCATAtcgttattatttatttatatataaaggaAAGTACAATCCAAAAAagaattgatataaattaaacaGATAAAATATGTTACGTACTTGTACTATAGAAAAAGTTGAGAGAAAATAAACTTTATTATGGAAATCACAGCACTCTAATGTTAAACTTTTACAAAAAGTTTCTCAGATCAGTTGTGTGGTATTATGCTTCCTTTATTGTTTTGTATTATTGGTTTAAACTCTGTATTTTTTCTCCTTTATATATAAATCTTTCACATTAATGGCAGCTAATATATTCATATCTTTAACAAACAAGACACCAAAATTTGCCTTTGTTATATTCAAACGTGTCTTAACGGTATATTAGTTTTCTTAATCCTATCCAattcttgttttgttttgttttgtttttgttaaaattgaTATGTTTTTTCATGTATCTTATCTATTTATAATCTAAGTAAAACTAAGTTCgctaacaaaataataaaataaaataaaaaataagaataaaatagctgcttttttttaactaatatataAAAGTCAAACCCTTCAAGttatgtaattttattattactttattcTAAAAGACATGAAATTGTGCTGGTGATACACTTTTAAGGAGACCAATATCactttaatattttgaaaatttcaacattttattatattcaaaatgtATTCTCCCATCTCTAACCAATAGTAAGAGTTAATTAATCAATTTGAAACATGTTTTGGAGTGAATATTTATTTGTCGAggagttcaaaaaaaaaataatttgtactaaattttaatttagtctctaatattttttaagataaattattagtttttaataaaaaaattgatagagGGTAATAATATATGTACCCCAGAAATTGTCGAATATGATAATGTGTTCTAAAGAGGTTATGCTCCGAGTAACCATGTTAAGGAGAGAATATGGAAGAGAAAAGAAGGGTAACATGCTATTCCAATTAGCATCATATTAAATATATCACTCCCTTGTGTTTTTATCTTTTACCTTCATTTGTTACAtctcaatattttttagatcctcatttttatgtatatatgtaacaAACAAAAATATGTATAGATGTATACCGAAAGTCACCACAACAGTCCCATATATAGATGTATGTACCAATAATTTCTTATATATTCATAGTTTTTTGAGGTCATATTATATATTCTCACCACAACTTATCTGAGAGACCTTCTGTGACTCCTTCCACCTGCATAAGATCGATCTCAATTACACGAATTAGAGAGATACAATGAAAGTTTAACATTAGAGTGGTGTGGTTTCCATAACAAAGCTcattttttctctgtttttttctGTAGTACAAGTATGTAACATGTtttgtctatttaatttatctcaaatcttttttagaTCGTACTTTtcctttatatataaataaataataatgatatatagGATATATTTCTAAGTATTTTTGAGCATGTGATCGCAACTTTACATGGTTAATTAGGATCAATAATAATTACCTTTCTGCATGATGTTATGAAATGCATGAGATTAATTGCATGCATAAACAAACACTAACAATTGATTTATGATTGATggaacaataatatttttagcagtggttcagtttgttttaattttcaaatccacAACCAATTAGTCATCTAACCCGAGACCTCTAGGTAAAAATGAAGAGACTATGTTATTTGAGTTATAGTTCGTTGACGCAGAAACATCACTATTGATGATGTGGTTGACTAATTGTACTATTGTAGTGGTTAGTTATGGCTAAACTGATGTGGCTAATTGTTATTAGTATAGTGGGCCATTTTTGGTAAATAACATCCTTGCCCAGTTTGTAACCCAAAATCAGAAAGAAAATAaccaattaaagaaaaagaaagagaattcCAAGGCCAATATGGAGTAAGTTAGGGGGTGAGATGAAAAATCAAAGGGGATCAGTGTTGCCAACAGAGAAGAGGaactctaataataataataataataataataataataataataataataataataattcacacCCGTCACATTTTCTTTTTCCGTATGTTCTCGTAATTACCATATAATCTCtaaactataattttttaaaacaaaaatacagtTTTACCATATTATCATGCACAATTAccactataataataatataactagTCATATTcatgagaaaaaaaatgtaaCGGATGacataaaaaagaatttatatatttatcaattaaaattaaaatataattccaacatactttttttttttaatttcaaatcataaTTTGAACTTTAGACTTACATactaaaagaataattaaattaaattttatgattagtgttatatataaatttggtttatattttttttataaacaaattcaaatccAAACTCAAATATTAGAATATCAATACTTCATAATCCACCACATCCAATATTATACAAAAAAgttcaacacactaatcatcaTTAATAATTACAACATCCCAATGCATTATCCAATAGTAATTATAACATCTCAATGGGTATGTCTAAAACGAGCTCAACCATTATGTGCTTATTGAATGAGTCACATTTATATAGgccattagattttattagatgaaaatcaaaggCTAATATAAAACAAGAACATTGatggactctaataaatatagaatatcctagtacataaataaatgcttttttggtgactacataaataaatactttaaatgGTAATACTTTAATATATTATAGCTACTAGaactcttttaattttattttttttttactgtatTCTCTATTTAGTTTAGTTATTGACTAATTCGAcacgaatttaaattttatttaaatatttatcagTTAATAAGTTATTGTAATAAGACATAATTTAAACTATTATTACTTAAATAAACTAGTAAATTAATTACTAGATAAACCTAAATTGACTTAAAAGTCTTTCAACTAGATTGCTCTATACGCTCAAAGATATTGAAGTCTTCCTTAGCTTCGTCTATATGATAGACCAAGTAAAAAAAGTATGTAATAATAATGCAGATTTTGAGCACTAATTACGTGTTGTGCAATGCGGCCGTGCATgtgaaaattattttctttattacaAACAAGGCGAGTGCCTACACTACATTATCAAACAAATGAAtgaattttaaatcaaattctttaatttcatgctacCTAAGTTGCAATAATTAGGGGTGGCAAAACGGGTCGAGTCCGTCGGGCCGACCCGCCGAACTCGCTAAAAAAAGTGGGTCAGATTAGGATTTGAAACCggtcaaattaaaagaatttgccaaactcacaaaatttttatgcaaaattattttataatattaaaagattaaattaaaatgatattttaaatagtTATACTGTAATAGATTTAATATGTTTTCTGATTTTAatgttattatataattataatta is part of the Arachis duranensis cultivar V14167 chromosome 1, aradu.V14167.gnm2.J7QH, whole genome shotgun sequence genome and encodes:
- the LOC107464840 gene encoding inositol transporter 4-like, which gives rise to MEGGPEAASKQEFTEFWKRATSSPYIMRLALSAGIGGLLFGYDTGVISGALLYIREDFVEVDKKLWLQEVIVSMAVAGAIIGAALGGWMNDMLGRKTSILGADIVFFLGAIVMAIAPAPWVLVVGRILVGFGVGIASMTSPLYISEASPAAIRGALVCINGLLITFGQFLSYLINLAFTKTPGTWRWMLGVAGLPAVVQFVLMLTLPESPRWLYNQGKENESRRILEKIYRADEIEGEIKAMREAVEQEKQEEGLIGQTLGEKMKAAFSNVAVRRGLYAGVTAQVAQQFVGINTVMYYSPTIVQFAGIASKSTALALSLVTSGLNAVGSILSMLCIDKYGRRKLMLLSLIAIIICLLTLTGVFYQAATTAPPIDNVDTLSFGANATCQAYLDAPNVSSWNCMKCLKAECAFCASTGGNHLPGACLAETKEVRAVCGEQKRVWFSDGCPSKIGVLAVIVLGLYILAYSPGMGSVPWVLNSEIYPLRFRGICGGIAAVSNWCANLIVSLTFLSLIHALGAAGTFLLFAGFSTIGLIAIYLLVPETKGLQFEEVEKLLQKGFNPCDCTNPKTDEEKASASK